AGTTTagtgtaattaaattgttgttgttgttttacttttgttgtttgacATTTTGTCAAGTACTTcggcatttgttttgtttataaatatcaacgaaaaataaaaaacatatcaCTCAATGATCGCTGGAATCAAAGCATGCGCTTTAAATGCCAACTGTTGAGTTCTTGTGAACGCTATTGAACTCGTAATGGTTAAAGAATGCTAAAACTcatcaagtgtgtgtgtttaggcCTCCCCTGGAATATTAATCGATCCACGTTCAAGCGAAAATTTATGGTCCCGCAATTTCAGTGAAAATCGCGTTGAACCAATCGTAATAATGATCGTATCAACAAGGATTAAGCAAAAAAGTTACAATTACCAGACTTTAAATGCGTTTCAAAAGTGCTCCAGATTTGTAGATTATCATAGCATAAAAGGCAATTAACTTACCTagaataaaagagaaaaaaataatttcaagttattataaatattatatcatattattttaacaattgattgatttattcaagcgtaaaatatttaaatgtagttcaaaaataatattagctGGTTAAGAGTTGTATTCCATATTGATCTCATCGCTATGCCTATCCGGTTGAGTGTCATTGGAATTCTGTTAATGTTTGTAGCACTAAACCCTTGCTATAatgtaagtatattttattgactaTAAGGCAAACTAACTCAATCTTTAAAGGAAGCCATCATTTTCAGGCTCACAAACTTTGTTTGTCAAAATAATGACGAAACGTGGTTTACTTTCCATGAATGTCGATTGCGGGCAATCAGTAGTAATAagactattttaaatttgaatggaACTTTTCATCAAACCGTCACGGAGTTTCATGTGAGAGGACAAATGTTTTACAAAACCAATGGTTACAAGCCTTGGCTTTATAATGTTCAAGTTGAATGCTGTCGTTTTATGAGGAAGACATATAATCCTATTGCAATTATTATCTATAGATTTATAAAGAACTATTCAAATATGAACCATACTTGTCCCTATAAGGTGAGTAccgaaattatttaatttataactctttaaatcgaatttcattttttaggGAGCGGTAATTATAAAAGGACTTTATCTTAGATTCGGCGCATTACCAAATGCACTGCCAACTGGCGATTATATGTTGGCATTAACTTGGTCACTTGATAACAAGACGAAATTTACAActaatgcatattttatgtttgctgAGGATTTGTGATAAGTTTTACTATTGTTATGGTAATTAATTTCTGAACCGAAATATAAACTAACTAATTATTCAGCTTCATTTCACTGTATGATCTAAAtcgtaaatatatttttgtttttgttgaatattaatatatattgtgcaattaattaacatacaaatatagaaCCCTATGAAAGGAACTGAAAGTGCTTTACGGAATGATAAATCGGAAACAATTTAACCTGAATACTTATTGTGGCTGAGTGTGTAAATTAATGACTCATAAGCTATCATTTTAAACGATCGTAAACTACAGTTGTATGGCACTAGTTACCCCGATAATtatctgagtgtgtgtggaggcCATCAggaaagcaataaaaattcgAATCAAATACCAAAAGTTAATGCAAATGCTGGTCATGCAAAATCCTCCAAATCGATTAAACACATTGCACTCGAAACTGTAACATCGACTTAACAAATTTGATATCTCAATTCGCCGCCTTCCGTTTAACAGTTCATATTCAAGCACATTAAATAGATGATTTagttaatttgttaattggtCTCATCAAACagtaaattgtttttagtgATTTTCACAGTTTGAAACTTGtttcaattgattttcgtGTAATTTCTAAACTTCCTGTGCAATTTTGGGAAATCAAACTAACCGTTAAAGGTCTTTGATTAAATTCGTTCGGCAGCAacgcaaaaatattgttaataaaaaaatcataatgATGACCTTCTTTAAAGGCATTGCCCGCACTTCGCGTATCTTCAACTACAGCTGACaacattatttaaacaattgttttccgatttgtcgtttttgttttatgtatttataaaaaacgCGCTTCTATTGAATGTTGTTAACATGCCACAAATAATTGAACATTACGATCTGTCTGTCAACGTCATCGAATGTTTGCGAATACAAAACAGCAAAGCATGAATcgaaatcgaatcgaatcgaaagaaataaaattgaattaaaacgTATTCATAAGTACATATACTTGTAGTAttggtataaatatataatatatataaagaaaatatgaaaaaaggCAGACACGCAATGCataatcaacaacagcaacatccaTTTCAATTGTCCAACAGTTCAATGACACTTTGTTTCATgttcaataacaacaattgcaactgccaacacaaaattgtataccaaatacttTGCGACACCATATGcgagtatatttattaattaatacaatttacgacaattgcaattgacatttaattaaatgcttaaaatatagtttattgGAAGGATTGAATTACTATTGCTATCTTgcttgatttgtttatttcttcagagtaaacaaaaaacagattTGCAATGAAGTTGTACAAAGTTACGATTATATTACATGAGATCATCTAGAGATTGacacattaaaattaactgagttaattaattttacatgCATTGaaagttgtaaaaaaatatatattcatatctTTATAAACAAAGTAAAAGGTATTTACTGCAATGTTTAGCACCATTTAGTTGATTATTATAAACACTTTagaagatacaaaagtataaaaaatcataaatttcacGTAACGTTTTACCtatttttgacatttaattTTGTGATATTCACTTGTGagacaaattgaattgaagtgcTCATTTGGAATGGATGCgagcaattaaattatgtcattaatatgcaaacaattGCTTAGTGCTACTGAcattgaaatttggcaaacaaaaagaagagaaaaaaaaatcacacacaatatataaaatttcgCTGCGACAATTTCAAAAGCAACTACAACCGAAATCGAACAGCTTCGTCTGGCGTCGCCTTCCGTGTCGGAAGATGAGGTTTGCTCATCAAATACAGACAGACTGACACACACATGTGGCGATTAGtgtttgtataataataataaaaacacaaatcacACACGCAGCCAATCGAATCGAACTTAGCTAGAGAGACTATCAAATGGATAGcgataatacataatatataacaataacaataacaatcacaATAGAAATCGAAGACGAGACTAAAGCGCACAATTGTTAGATCggaatatatacattttgcaCTTGCGtaagttttgcatttcaattaaaacgcACAACGCCTACAAAATCAGCAAAGAAAATGAAGCAAACAAAGTATAGTGTAGTAGGCTAtagtgtttttgtttatcagTATATCTAATAATATTCTTAACGATGTTTTTTAGGTTTGTGGGTGGTGCTATGGTCCGGTAACCGCGCATTTCAATTTCGCaaatcattattttgttgtgtttgggTTCAATGCGCCTACTATGGAGAACTTCCGACATGATTTCGGATGCGCCTCCTCCTCGCTGGCTCATTGGCAGTCAGGAGGTATGACATATTATTAACGATTTATGTGTCTAGATAATGGCTATTTGTGATTTTACGGCTAAAACGCACAATCACTTGGCAAATAGTTTGCATTCACGCTGTTTTTCCCAGCAACGGAAgttatcgaaaaaaaaaaactgtataacaaaaagttaaatacACGAATAACGAAAGCGCTACCAGGTATTTCCCCGAAAAAAATGCGACAGACTCAATGGACAAAATTCACTTGAATTAATTCgagttttaaattttgtagcCTCGGTCTTGTTGACTCTTGTTCACTTTGGAAATCGATGACAACGCTTGACGTCATTGACCGTCCCTCGGCCCAGTCATGCCTTTCCTCTTTCATTTTCTGTGACCTACATGTGTAATTTTAGGATTGGCAGGACATCTTTAAAAGCGAATTAACTGCTCCCAATTGGCTGATGACCTGAAACTTCCTCTGGGTCAAGTTACAAAACTCAGAATggataatatgaattaaacaagaaagaaagctacagtcgattGTGGTCGACTCTCAGATACCCAATACCCATTTTTaatcaatgcaaaaaaaaagtgttatataccatagagcgcaaaatataccatattgtcagccaTACAAACTAAATCTATGTAGGCGTATTTGCCCTTGCAAAAGTAttgcttaaataatttctaaaatttttatctgatcgcaacgaAATTATGCGTCAGGAATCATAAGCACggacgctgatcaaaaatatatgtatattttttaaagggtcggagatgcctatttatgcctgttacatatattttatggaggcacaaagttaagatacccttttaccctatgggcaCCGGGTATAAGAACAATTAAcgtaaatgaaaatggaatattaatgaaattataattgcatgtttgcaattaaaataaacttaagctttaattataatttcaatatataacaaaatgcaacgatattttttatgtatattgaaattgaaatggaatttaaatttctaatcAATATTCTCAGTTCAAGTGGAATTCATCGTAATGCGCATCAACTTTATTCTCGTTCTGctacaattaatattattaaatctaAACTATCATGTGAGTATTctatttttggttttactCCCTTAATAAGTCATTTAACCGTTCTCAAAGGACGCTGTTGAATTCAAATTCACGAATTTTGTTTGCGAAAATTACAACGAATCGTGGGTTACTCTGAACGAGTGTCGTTTACGGGCTGTTAGTCGCAATAGAACcattatgaattttaatgcGACGTTGCGTCATAGCCTTAATAATATTGTGATTCAAGCACAAATGTTTCGGAAGGCCAATGGATATAAGCCATGGCTTTACAAGATTGAAGTTGACGCATGTCGGTTCTTGAAGAAACCATATAATCCACTGGctattatagtatttaaactttttaaggACTTTTGCAACTTTAATCACACATGTCCTTATGAGGTAAGTTGTATTCCCTGAATTaacagcaaatgaaataaatattcgtTGTATATGCTAAAGGGTCCGATACTTGTGAAGGGATTCTATCTGCGATTGAGTATATTACCACATAATATACCAACTGGAGACTATTTAGTCATACTCAAATGGtttttctataataatttgcactttactttaaatttgtattttgcatttgttgagAACTTAATATGAACATTTGGATAAGCAATGTTTAATGCGTATCGTTTAGATGAAAGCTATATTAATAGAATTTTTGGATATTAAAAAACGCTTTGTACACAGTATtccatttgcaataaaaagctttttaaTTGAACGAATAAAGCAATTTCagataaatgcattttaaaccTTCAAACAAAACTCATCGCTATGTCTATCAACATGAGAGtgctgttgaatttttttcttttaaatatctGCTGCAATGTAAGTATCCAAGCaagaattattaataatttcagcattttacAATACTAACTACTGCAGGAAGCTTTGATATTCACATTAACGAATCTTGTGTGCGAAAATCCCAATCAAACCGAGTATACCATACACGAATGTCGTCTAAAGGCCGTTGCTCGCAATCGGGCtgtgttaaattttaatgctaCTTTTTATCATTACTACAATAATATGATTATTCGCGGCGAACTATTCAAGAAAGCAAATGGCTATAAGCCGTGGCTTTATAAGTTCGAAATTGAGGCCTGTCGTTTTATAAGTAAGCCATACAATCCAATcgcaattataatttttcgactATTTAAGAATTACTCCAACTTTAACCACACATGTCCCTACGGAGTGAGTAAATGTTactgtaaatttttattgtctataatattttcttgttCAGGGTCCAGCATACGTAAAAGGTTATTATCTTAACAGCAAAATCTTACCAAATTATCTTCCAACTGGAGACTATTTACTAGTATTGGATTGGATATTTGGAAAAAAAGTAATGCTGCATATAAAAGCGTATTGGTCGTTCGTTgagaatttaatataaatattgtatatcaaaagtttataaatacaaacatttatttgttaaaacaAACTCATCAATTTCTGCTAATGAAGTAAAGCGAAAagattaattaaatgctttttgaaaaaattgcaaacttaATGTAAAACTCATCAATATGTTGAACAACTACGTGGTGTTTTTGCTTCTGAtgattatacccgctacccatagggtagaagggtattataactttgtgccggcaggaaatgtatgtaacaggtagaaggaggcatctccgaccctataaagtatatatattcttgatcagcgtcaacagccgagacgatatagccatgtccgtctgtccgtatgaacacctagatctcagagactataagagatagagctataacaCGTGGGCTGAAAAGTCCCGGGCCTTACACATAGATTGTGCTAGTTTTATTGCAGTCACCTTTTTCAGTTAATACAATCCTTCAGAAGACAGCTGCTAAAATTTCATGATATTCTATGCATTAGTTTGTAAGTTATTGAGCCAAAAGTGACActactttttctattttaacaACAATGGATCAAATCCAATTTCGTCTTCTAATCTTACAATGCTTCTTGATGGGAAAAAATACCGTTCAAGCAAAGCTTTGGCTTGAAAAGTGTTATGGGGACTCCTCTCCattagaaacaacaacaaaacgttgGTTTGCTGACTTCAAACATGGTCGTAGAGACACCGATGATGCAGAACCCAGTGGACGTCCAAATGGGGAGGTCACACcagaaaacatcaaaaaaatccacaaaatcgttttgaatgatcgaaaattaaatttgcgtGAGTTAGCTAACATCGTAAAGATATCAAAAAAACATGTTGGCTTAATATTGCATGAGCATTTGACTATGAGAAAATCTCGTCAAAATGGCTGCCGCGTTTGCTCACTTttgaccaacaacaagaatgagTTCATGATTCAATGACAGTGGCAAAACTACATTAATTTAACTTCGAATTGCTCCCACATCCACTAATTCGCCAGATTAGGCTCCCAGCGACTTCTGGAGGTTAGCAGTCCTGGAAAAATGCTCGCCGATAAAAAATTTCACACGATTATCACTGAAATTGAAGCCTATTTTGAGGCAAAAAATTAATCCTtctaaaaaatttgtattgaaatgTTACAGCGGCTCTGGAATGATTGCGATGCTCTTGATAAAGATTAAGTTGATGAGTAACGCCAATTTTGATCCAAAAAAATCAAGTTGTCTTTGTCAGGCCCGGGACTTTTCAGCCCATGTgttaattttttcgacagcatttgttatgtttgcacgcagatcaagtttgtttcaaattttttccacgcccacttccgcctccgcaaatcaaaaaaatcgaataacaagcctaaagcctaaagctagagttgcgaattttggtatatacaataataactatagtagttatgattcctgaaaatttggttacgatcagataaaaagtgtggaagttattaaagttgcttcggccgacaatctggtacattgtgccgtctatggtatattttgaatggtgtactatatcgatataccaaatataccatttggtatatttttagtatttttgcagtatattcggtatattttgaaaatgataccgcaatattttgcttttattaaaaatgggtagcgggtatctcacagtcgagcacactcgactgtagctttcctacttgtAGCTACCTGTAGCTTTcctacatttatttattaaatattgcaaatgaaCTTTGCAGGAGGCTGTTTCAACATTACATCAACTTCTGAATGATATTGTTATACGGGGTCAAGTATTTCAGAAAGCCAATGGCTATACAATAGAAGTATCGAATCTTGTAAATTCGCAAAGAAGCCTTAGAATCCAATTGctattttgatatttacaCTTTTTTAAAGACTATTCAAACATCAACCTGTCCCTATAAGGTGAGTACCAAAGCTTGTCGTTTATTtgagtattaaattaaacaatacaatacattttttagGGTTCATTTGAACtaaatattctacaaatagTTTAAATGTTTAACTAAAGTTAATCTTGCCTTAGTTGAggatttattgtaattgcaaataatattcaatcTGAATGTTCAAGAAAAGTTTTTGATCAAAGTATTTATGGTCCGGTTTATGCAGAAATAAAAActttcatttataaaatatattgattacAATATTTGTCAATATTGGATTATTTTTCTCTGTCAtcgtttgttttgcaattgatttccaaattataataaatatgcataaaccCAGTTTTCTCATGATTACGCGGAAGTAGGCGACTCACACAACATTTTCATGTTACACTTGCGTAAAGATgaccacaaataaaataaataataataataataatctcaGAAATTCACCAGAGGAATTAAAGCCAATGAGTGCTTTAAAAAAtcccaataaaaataacaagaaagcTGCTTAAATTATGCAATGAGCAACCAAAAATTAATGTGTAAGAGGCACACTTCTCAGAAGTTTCACAGCTCAGTTAATGTGAGCTTAAGCCGAACCAAGCAAAGTAAGAAGAAAAAGAGATGACAACAGACAATCGAAAATTGTTAAGTATCATTAACAAGAAGAAAGCTCTGGCTGGTTACAGTTATGTGcaatttattgcattgcaaataaataaaagaaattaccGGAGTGTTAATGCTGACTTATGCATACAATTAAATGACAAAAGCATCAACAACAcgacacagcacagcacagcaaggCAACCAGCAGCtgtagcagcaacaatcgTCCACGAATTAGGCCAAAATAATATTAGCCATTGttgtgggcaaaaaaaaaagcgtcaTATTCGGCCTTGAAATACTTGGGAAATGCTACATGAAATGCATAAAACTAATGCAGATAAATACTAATACAATACACAATAGAGCAGCTGAGCTTCGCCTCTGCGATTACGAGCGAGTATTCCTTgatttgtgtaaatatttgtggTTTTGGCCCCAAGTGCTGCATGCCAATTGAAGTGGCTTGGAGCGGTCTAAATGTACAGTTATTCACAGACGGCGCAGACGGGCGGCGGCGGTTAACCAGCCGCAGCTTcaagataaatttaattaatgatgatttttgttgtattttcgtTCGATTTACCGGTTTTTGAACTTTTCCCTACGCCCCAGTAGTATCtcagtttctctctctctctcgctctttctcttgctctctttatCAGCATCTCCTTCTGGCTCACACGTACAGAGactctctccatctcttttaatttatgcagctgTTTCTTGTTCATTtcgtttcggtttcagttttgtGAAATGCATTTCTCTGATTTGCGGCTTCTTCCTCCCTCCCTCCATTCCTTCATTCTGTTGTTTGCACCACAAGAAATGTGTGTCAAAGGCTCTACAAATAATCCTTGCTGTTTTGAATACACTATCAAGTGTTTGCTAAAGCCCCACACAGAAATTGGGTCAAGTGTGTGCAGTTTTATTAGCCATTAACGCGTGACAATGAACAGTTTTATGGAAAAAAATCAAGCAGAACATttgattcaattaataaacaagCCGTGAAACtgtttattgttgtaattgtatCTAATGTTTACGTTATGGCTAAGCAATTGATATGTAACAGACCATCTGTCTGATTGCGCTCGTCAATTCTTAatgactttggctttgactaATGCCGCACATAAGCGAGGGTCGTTCGTAATCAAATTGAAGCTAATTAATTGTCTATGATACCGAGTAATCATAAAATGTCAGTGAACTTGTAAGAATAATCCATATgtgtaatagttatgattgCACACCCgaataaataacattaaatgcCCAAAGTAGTAACACATTAAAATTCATTGCTAAAAACACTCAACGCACTGTTGGGCCTACtaatttttggtaattttgGTCTTTCAACTTGTAAGCAACCCTGAACTGAACGCTTCTAAAATATGAGACAATGCTGCAAAAATTGGCATACATAGTTGTGTTGCTTATTTTAGTTGGTATTGTATTTTGTCGAAAGGAAATATCATCATTGAGATTCCGCTAAATATCAAAGGCAGCAAGCAGCTGTTGGCTGAGTTTATTTGGTTGTTTGTTGATATGAATATGCATGCCATAGAGCCATATAAAAATAACGTGTGTGTGGCGCCAGGCACAAGACACACGCACATCGTTTTTTGTTATAGcaacataacaaaaacaaataacatagATGTATGCAAATGTGAGACGCtacacaaattcaattttcaatttcagcgtaataaaaataaatgttgcatactttcaggccgCCACAATTTGCCAGTAGGCTTAGCAAAGACACAAACCCCCGGCCCGAGAGTGGAGAATAACAACTCGGCAACAGCTCATACGTAATCTGTggagtttgttttgttaacTTACGGTTCTGCTTCGATGGATTTCAATTTGGCCACATAGTTGGATGGTATATAGCCCTCTTGGCGCGACTTCTTGCTACGCGCTAGCCACCAGTCACCctgtaaataaatcaatacaTCAATATGCGATATCAAAAATTTGTATGGTAGCTTATTTAGCATGAAACAAACAATGAGATAAACCACGCTAAGTGGCCAGTTATCGAGggaattgttatttatttgtcatttAATTGCACAAGATAACAGCTTCAATAAgcattgtgtttatttttagatacaCGAATGAGCTTTACGACTCATAGCAGACAAAACagactaactaactaactgacTCAACGGCAAATTTCCTTATAGAGATTGTAGCTACATTTATTTCAAGTATACTATAATCGTTggcaaaatcaataataaacgATCAGCGTTTGATACAATTGTGTgcatcatttaattatttaatttatagtatgcttaaattaaatgtctTCCCCCAAACTATATTTGGCTTTGAGTTGAAATATGTCTTTTGGGGGGAATTCGAAAGATACGTCAACAAACTATATTTCAccagaaaatatatttcttgtgTTTTCGctgaaatttaacaatttagtGATTAATTAACTGGCAAATCAACTGGCTGCCGGGTTGTCTTGATTGCTATTTCTActatcattgttgttgcggctgttGCATTGAACAACATTTTACACGAGgcttaaacaataattaatttggcTGTCGTCAagggaaataaaaaat
This is a stretch of genomic DNA from Drosophila albomicans strain 15112-1751.03 chromosome 3, ASM965048v2, whole genome shotgun sequence. It encodes these proteins:
- the LOC117566658 gene encoding uncharacterized protein LOC117566658, coding for MRINFILVLLQLILLNLNYHDAVEFKFTNFVCENYNESWVTLNECRLRAVSRNRTIMNFNATLRHSLNNIVIQAQMFRKANGYKPWLYKIEVDACRFLKKPYNPLAIIVFKLFKDFCNFNHTCPYEGPILVKGFYLRLSILPHNIPTGDYLVILKWVQHT
- the LOC127565639 gene encoding uncharacterized protein LOC127565639; amino-acid sequence: MLTNFVCQNNDETWFTFHECRLRAISSNKTILNLNGTFHQTVTEFHVRGQMFYKTNGYKPWLYNVQVECCRFMRKTYNPIAIIIYRFIKNYSNMNHTCPYKGAVIIKGLYLRFGALPNALPTGDYMLALTWSLDNKTKFTTNAYFMFAEDL